TGAGTAGCGGTGAGGTTGTCATCAACAGCAGCACTGACATGTATGTCGGTGCCTGGATGACCGGCGGCAAAATCCTTGTGAAAGGAAGTGTCGGAGACTTTGCAGCAACCGCCATGAAAGGCGGAGAGCTTGTTATTGAGGGCAATGCAGGCAACTACCTTGCTGCCGCGTACCGTGGCGACTGGAGAGGGATGCAGGGCGGCAGGATCCACGTAAAGGGAAATGTCGCTGCTGACACCGGTTTCTACATGATGGGCGGCGAGATCGTCATTGACGGCGATGTCGGTGAACACGTGATGATCCACGCTGATGGCGGAAAGACTGTCATCAAAGGCAATGCAAAAAGCCGTCTTGGCGGACAGATGGTCAGGGGAGAGATCTATCTCTTCGGTTCTCTTGAACTCATGATGCCTGGATTCCAGCACGTCGGAGATGTGGAGCTTGAGGTTGAAGGTGTGAAGGCGACATTTGCAGAATACATCGGTGATGTCGGCGAGCGCCACCCCAAGTCCAAAGGCCAGATTATCTACGGTAAGCTTTACCAGAAGAAATAATCTACAAATCTTTTTTTTTCGTTTTTACCAGGGTACAGGCAATCTTTTTTGGTGAGCTTCATACCGCCTCCAGATACCTGCGCC
The nucleotide sequence above comes from Methanocalculus natronophilus. Encoded proteins:
- a CDS encoding formylmethanofuran dehydrogenase subunit C, whose protein sequence is MDTVTLTIKEQPPLYLEAEVFNPDALAGKTAQEIADLPLPMGNTVCKVGDYFTVAGKGGATAAETKVVVNGDLAKVKYIGARMSSGEVVINSSTDMYVGAWMTGGKILVKGSVGDFAATAMKGGELVIEGNAGNYLAAAYRGDWRGMQGGRIHVKGNVAADTGFYMMGGEIVIDGDVGEHVMIHADGGKTVIKGNAKSRLGGQMVRGEIYLFGSLELMMPGFQHVGDVELEVEGVKATFAEYIGDVGERHPKSKGQIIYGKLYQKK